From the genome of Isachenkonia alkalipeptolytica, one region includes:
- a CDS encoding glutamate-5-semialdehyde dehydrogenase, producing MKSYDQNLASMVQELKKEAKVLGSLTGEEKNRGLQRVIEALESEEETILQANKEDLEKARRAGVRESLVDRLALDSDRLTAMKEALREVIALKDPVWSSGKTWTLENGLTLSKMTVPLGVVGIIYESRPNVTVDAFALGFKSGNGVLLRGSSSALNSNRALVGAIHRGLKAAGISPKVLGFIDDDRRELVLEMLHMKGKIDLIIPRGGKGLIDFVVENAKVPTVETGVGNCHLYVDAEGDLSMAMEILKNGKMQRPGVCNALETLLVHEAVAEAFIKKLSQELEGVTLHGCELTEKYISVEKATEADWKEEFLDLILAVRVVKDLPEAIEHIDQYGTGHSEAIVTNNYQHAQAFQRKVDAAAVYVNASTRFTDGGAFGFGGEMGISTQKVHARGPMGLEELVTTKYIARGEGQIR from the coding sequence TGGTGCAAGAGCTTAAAAAAGAGGCAAAAGTCTTAGGAAGTTTAACGGGAGAAGAAAAAAACAGAGGATTACAGCGGGTAATTGAAGCCCTGGAATCAGAAGAGGAAACCATACTCCAGGCAAACAAGGAGGATTTGGAAAAAGCTCGAAGGGCAGGAGTCCGAGAGAGCCTGGTGGACCGATTGGCTCTGGATTCGGATCGACTGACAGCAATGAAGGAAGCCCTTCGAGAAGTGATCGCCTTAAAAGATCCCGTCTGGAGCAGCGGGAAAACCTGGACCCTGGAAAACGGTCTTACGCTGTCAAAAATGACGGTTCCCTTAGGGGTGGTGGGAATAATTTATGAGTCCCGACCCAATGTCACCGTGGACGCCTTCGCCCTGGGCTTTAAAAGCGGGAACGGCGTCCTCCTTCGAGGAAGCTCCAGTGCCTTGAATTCCAATCGGGCCCTGGTGGGGGCCATTCACCGGGGGCTGAAAGCGGCGGGGATTTCCCCGAAGGTTCTGGGATTTATCGATGATGATCGCCGGGAACTGGTATTGGAAATGCTTCATATGAAAGGGAAGATCGATTTGATTATTCCCCGGGGAGGCAAAGGTCTGATCGATTTCGTAGTGGAAAACGCCAAGGTCCCCACGGTGGAAACCGGGGTGGGGAACTGCCATTTATATGTGGACGCTGAGGGAGATCTGTCCATGGCTATGGAAATACTGAAAAACGGAAAAATGCAACGGCCGGGAGTATGTAATGCCTTAGAAACCCTGTTGGTCCATGAAGCGGTGGCAGAGGCCTTTATCAAAAAACTTTCCCAAGAACTGGAGGGGGTGACCCTTCATGGCTGCGAATTGACCGAAAAGTATATTTCCGTGGAAAAAGCTACGGAGGCGGATTGGAAAGAGGAGTTCCTGGATCTGATTTTAGCGGTTCGGGTGGTGAAGGATCTCCCAGAGGCCATTGAACACATCGATCAGTACGGAACGGGACATTCGGAAGCCATCGTAACCAATAATTATCAGCATGCCCAGGCATTCCAGCGGAAAGTGGATGCAGCGGCGGTTTATGTGAATGCCTCCACCCGGTTTACCGACGGAGGGGCCTTCGGGTTTGGGGGAGAAATGGGGATCAGCACCCAAAAAGTTCATGCCCGGGGGCCTATGGGATTAGAGGAATTGGTAACGACGAAGTACATTGCCCGGGGAGAGGGACAGATTCGGTAG
- the proB gene encoding glutamate 5-kinase has product MIRQLMENSRKIVIKIGSNTLAKDDGTISRAFLENLGEDVHQLMREGKQVVIVSSGARIAGVSTIGKWMRKEDINYKQALCAIGQVELMDAYRRVFEKHGIHIGQILYTREDFLEGSRSLNIRNTLFTLAEEGVVPIINENDSVCVDEIKIGDNDTLAAYTANIWNADLLIMLSDIDGIYSKNPKTCEDAKLVELVESIDELRKSIEIGCGNLFGTGGIETKIEAARKVGDYKIPMILSNGKVPHIIEKLKKGEAKGTLFDLGGK; this is encoded by the coding sequence ATGATTCGGCAATTAATGGAAAATAGCAGAAAAATCGTAATAAAAATCGGAAGCAACACTTTAGCGAAGGACGATGGAACCATCTCCAGAGCATTTCTGGAGAATCTGGGTGAGGACGTGCACCAGCTGATGAGGGAAGGAAAGCAGGTGGTGATCGTATCCTCGGGGGCGAGAATCGCCGGGGTATCCACCATCGGAAAATGGATGCGAAAAGAGGACATTAACTATAAACAGGCCCTCTGTGCCATTGGACAGGTGGAATTGATGGATGCCTACCGAAGGGTCTTCGAAAAACACGGAATTCATATCGGACAGATTCTTTATACCCGGGAGGACTTTTTGGAAGGGAGCCGTTCCCTGAATATTCGAAACACCCTGTTTACCCTGGCGGAGGAAGGGGTTGTTCCCATCATTAATGAAAATGACAGCGTTTGTGTGGATGAAATAAAAATCGGAGACAATGATACCTTGGCGGCCTATACCGCAAATATCTGGAACGCTGATCTTTTGATTATGCTTAGTGATATTGACGGGATTTACTCGAAAAATCCCAAAACCTGTGAGGATGCCAAACTGGTGGAGTTAGTGGAAAGCATCGATGAACTTCGAAAAAGCATTGAAATCGGTTGCGGAAACCTTTTCGGTACCGGGGGCATCGAGACGAAAATTGAAGCTGCAAGAAAGGTGGGGGACTATAAAATTCCCATGATATTAAGCAACGGAAAGGTGCCTCATATCATTGAAAAATTGAAAAAAGGTGAAGCTAAGGGAACCTTATTTGACTTAGGAGGAAAATAA
- the proC gene encoding pyrroline-5-carboxylate reductase yields the protein MEEKVLKKKKIGWVGGGNMAYAMVSGILQVDPGLRKNLMVSDPNEDKRWTFEKDFNVQATQSNKAVIEHSDILILAVKPHKCGEVLNEIKALEKEELLVVSIAAGVSLEYLQEHLGPKGKIVRTMPNTPVLVQAGMTLITPNANVEPRELIEVRAIFESIGKVDEIEEKFLDAVAAISASGPAYVYMFIEALGDGGVLKGLPRKQSYEIAAQAVLGAAKMILETGKHPGDLKDMVCSPGGMTIEAVYALERNHFRASIIEAVEICTDKSKKLVEG from the coding sequence ATGGAAGAAAAAGTATTGAAAAAGAAAAAAATCGGTTGGGTCGGTGGAGGAAACATGGCCTATGCCATGGTCTCAGGGATTCTTCAGGTGGATCCGGGTCTTCGTAAAAACTTAATGGTCAGCGATCCCAATGAAGATAAACGATGGACCTTTGAGAAGGATTTTAACGTCCAGGCCACCCAAAGCAACAAAGCGGTAATTGAGCATTCGGATATATTGATTTTAGCGGTGAAACCCCATAAATGCGGGGAAGTGCTCAATGAAATCAAGGCCCTGGAAAAGGAAGAGCTGTTGGTGGTCTCCATTGCCGCAGGGGTATCCCTGGAGTATTTACAGGAGCATCTGGGACCCAAGGGGAAAATTGTTCGAACCATGCCGAATACGCCGGTACTGGTTCAGGCGGGGATGACGCTGATTACCCCGAATGCCAATGTGGAACCCAGGGAATTAATAGAAGTCCGGGCCATCTTTGAGAGCATCGGAAAAGTGGATGAGATAGAAGAAAAGTTTTTAGACGCAGTGGCCGCCATCAGTGCCAGTGGTCCCGCCTATGTGTATATGTTTATTGAAGCCCTGGGAGATGGCGGGGTACTGAAGGGTTTGCCGAGGAAGCAGTCCTATGAGATTGCGGCCCAGGCGGTGTTGGGCGCGGCAAAAATGATACTGGAAACCGGAAAACACCCCGGAGATTTAAAGGATATGGTGTGTTCTCCCGGAGGCATGACCATCGAGGCGGTTTATGCCTTGGAAAGAAATCACTTTCGGGCATCGATTATTGAAGCGGTGGAAATTTGCACGGATAAATCGAAAAAACTGGTGGAGGGCTAG
- a CDS encoding FMN-binding protein, whose product MKKILILLMVLAMSLFVFIGCGEDAAGDEGESGEAVENGEEVDEEEEADEEEASDNMYQDGTYTAYSDTDERGFGKVTITIESDEIVDVELAEFRGTGVEKDEDYGYDDFHDALAEMPGRFLEANSADVEVFTGATSSSEQWMQGVERALEMALVDAEDDSMYFDGTFFGASDLGERGRSVAFVTIENDEIVDVVLHDTQLDEEDGEDFKDEDYGYEEYHEAREELAEEFVAANSADVDVFTGATGSSENWMTAVERALENAER is encoded by the coding sequence ATGAAAAAGATTTTAATTTTACTAATGGTATTAGCCATGTCTTTATTCGTGTTCATCGGTTGCGGAGAAGATGCAGCGGGAGATGAAGGTGAAAGCGGAGAAGCAGTTGAAAATGGTGAAGAAGTAGATGAAGAGGAAGAAGCGGACGAAGAGGAAGCTTCAGACAATATGTACCAAGACGGTACCTATACCGCTTATAGTGATACCGACGAAAGAGGTTTCGGTAAAGTGACCATCACCATTGAAAGCGATGAGATCGTTGATGTGGAGTTAGCGGAATTTCGAGGAACCGGCGTTGAGAAGGATGAAGATTACGGATATGATGATTTCCATGACGCTTTAGCGGAAATGCCCGGTCGATTCCTAGAGGCCAACAGTGCTGACGTTGAAGTGTTCACCGGAGCAACCAGCTCTAGCGAACAGTGGATGCAAGGGGTTGAAAGAGCCTTAGAAATGGCTCTAGTAGACGCTGAAGATGACAGCATGTACTTTGACGGAACTTTCTTCGGAGCCAGTGATTTAGGTGAAAGAGGACGATCGGTTGCCTTTGTAACCATCGAAAATGATGAAATCGTTGATGTAGTGCTTCATGACACTCAATTAGATGAAGAAGACGGAGAAGATTTCAAAGATGAAGATTATGGATACGAAGAGTACCATGAAGCTCGAGAAGAACTAGCAGAAGAGTTTGTAGCAGCCAATAGTGCCGATGTGGACGTGTTCACGGGAGCAACCGGCTCAAGCGAAAACTGGATGACGGCTGTAGAACGAGCTTTAGAAAACGCAGAGCGATAA
- a CDS encoding LemA family protein, which yields MEYIILIGVIAVIILLFAGKYNRLVTLRNRVKNAWSQIDVRLQQRNDLIPNLVNTVKGYAKHESETLERVIQARNQLMAAQSEENVKEAAKAENQLQSTLKSLFALRESYPDLKANTNFLDLQEKLKGMEDKLASVRQYYSDSVTRYNTEIEKFPANLIASMFGFKAMELFEVENEEVRKAPKVKFD from the coding sequence ATGGAATATATTATTCTTATCGGTGTCATCGCAGTGATCATTTTGCTTTTTGCGGGGAAATACAATCGGCTGGTCACCTTACGGAATCGAGTCAAAAATGCCTGGTCCCAAATTGATGTACGGCTCCAGCAACGAAACGACCTGATTCCCAATCTGGTCAATACGGTGAAGGGCTATGCGAAGCATGAATCCGAAACCCTGGAACGGGTTATTCAGGCAAGGAATCAACTGATGGCGGCCCAAAGCGAGGAAAATGTAAAAGAAGCGGCGAAAGCGGAAAATCAACTGCAGTCCACATTGAAATCCTTATTTGCCCTTCGGGAAAGTTATCCGGATCTTAAAGCCAATACCAATTTTTTAGACCTCCAGGAAAAACTGAAGGGCATGGAAGATAAACTGGCCTCGGTCCGCCAGTATTATTCCGACAGTGTTACCCGGTACAATACGGAAATTGAAAAATTTCCCGCAAACCTGATTGCCTCCATGTTCGGCTTTAAAGCCATGGAACTCTTCGAGGTGGAAAACGAAGAAGTGCGAAAAGCCCCGAAGGTGAAGTTTGACTAA
- a CDS encoding M48 family metalloprotease: protein MDINQKLDMFDAVDSNKRKTWLLLFLFSAFVFVVGYAAGFLLGSGTAGLMIAGFILTVQLIILFTKGEELILRMNNAKELPKDDTNYIYNLVESVSLAAGMSKPPKVYIIEDESLNAFATGRKPEKSAIALTRGLVNKLDREELEGVIAHEISHVVNYDILISTTAIMLVGVISLLAGFLQRRLFWSSMRGGRRHSRQSQGRGGGRSQALILLGSIVVIILAPLFAQILNFAISRKREYLADANGAILTRNPKALAGALRKISGDTEVFRSANEATENLYISKPLKKDSQVSKKGRQNQKSNLFSTHPPITDRIKRLESM from the coding sequence ATGGATATAAATCAAAAACTGGATATGTTTGATGCAGTGGATTCCAACAAACGAAAAACCTGGCTGTTGCTGTTTCTTTTTTCCGCCTTTGTTTTTGTGGTGGGCTATGCCGCAGGATTTCTCCTGGGAAGCGGCACGGCGGGTCTGATGATTGCCGGGTTCATTCTTACGGTACAGTTAATCATCCTGTTTACCAAAGGGGAGGAACTGATTTTACGAATGAACAACGCCAAGGAACTTCCAAAGGATGATACGAACTATATCTACAATCTTGTGGAATCTGTCAGCCTGGCCGCGGGGATGAGTAAACCTCCGAAAGTCTACATTATTGAGGATGAGTCCTTAAATGCCTTCGCCACGGGGCGAAAACCGGAAAAATCCGCCATCGCTCTTACCCGGGGGCTGGTCAACAAACTGGACCGGGAAGAACTGGAAGGGGTGATTGCCCATGAAATCAGCCATGTGGTCAATTATGATATTTTAATATCCACCACCGCCATTATGCTGGTGGGGGTGATTTCTCTATTGGCAGGTTTCTTACAGAGAAGACTTTTTTGGTCCTCCATGAGAGGGGGAAGAAGACACAGTCGGCAAAGTCAGGGACGGGGAGGCGGTCGGTCCCAGGCCCTGATCCTGTTGGGCTCAATTGTGGTGATTATTTTAGCCCCTCTGTTTGCCCAGATTTTAAACTTTGCGATTTCCAGAAAAAGAGAGTATCTTGCGGATGCCAACGGCGCCATTCTTACCAGGAACCCTAAAGCCCTGGCGGGAGCCCTTCGAAAAATCTCCGGAGATACGGAGGTGTTCCGATCCGCCAATGAGGCCACGGAAAATCTATACATTTCAAAACCATTAAAGAAGGATTCACAGGTTTCAAAGAAAGGGCGGCAAAATCAGAAGAGCAATCTGTTCTCTACCCATCCTCCTATTACGGACCGCATTAAGAGACTGGAGTCAATGTAA
- a CDS encoding DNA-deoxyinosine glycosylase: MKRCNWCWGNEIYEKYHDEEWGVPVYDDGIHFEFLVLESAQAGLNWLTILKKRGNYRRAYENFDVEKVADFSEEKIEELLQDPGIIRNCKKVEASVNNANRFREVQREFGSFSRYIWSFVDHTPVVNRWETEEEVPAKTPVSDALAKDMKKRGFKFVGSTILYAHMQATGLVNDHITGCFRHGEVQGERMEAFAPILEKDTRVLVLGSMPGVKSLGKQEYYGNPRNQFWMLLGEIFKEEVPEDYTGKIRMIKRNRVGLWDVIKHCRRKGSLDADIKEEGVNDLKDLLENHESIEKVCFNGGKAYELFKKHIGFEGFSQEFIKLPSTSPANTQAFEKKLREWEKIRNGED, encoded by the coding sequence ATGAAGCGCTGTAATTGGTGTTGGGGAAATGAAATTTATGAAAAATATCACGATGAGGAGTGGGGAGTTCCCGTGTACGATGACGGGATTCACTTCGAATTTTTAGTATTGGAGTCGGCCCAGGCGGGACTGAACTGGTTGACGATCCTGAAAAAAAGAGGGAATTACCGAAGGGCCTATGAAAATTTTGATGTGGAAAAAGTAGCGGATTTTTCCGAGGAAAAAATAGAAGAATTATTACAGGATCCGGGGATTATTCGAAATTGTAAAAAAGTAGAAGCTTCCGTGAATAATGCCAACCGATTTAGGGAGGTGCAAAGGGAGTTCGGCTCCTTCAGCAGATATATCTGGAGTTTTGTGGACCATACCCCGGTGGTAAACCGCTGGGAAACAGAAGAGGAGGTTCCGGCGAAGACCCCGGTATCCGATGCCTTGGCTAAGGATATGAAAAAACGGGGATTTAAATTTGTGGGCTCCACCATTCTTTATGCCCATATGCAGGCCACGGGCCTTGTCAACGATCATATAACCGGTTGTTTTCGTCATGGGGAGGTGCAAGGGGAAAGAATGGAAGCTTTTGCTCCCATACTGGAAAAGGATACCCGGGTTTTGGTTCTGGGTTCCATGCCGGGAGTAAAATCCCTGGGAAAGCAGGAGTATTATGGAAATCCCCGCAATCAATTCTGGATGTTGCTCGGGGAAATTTTCAAAGAGGAAGTGCCCGAGGATTACACCGGAAAAATTCGAATGATCAAAAGAAACCGGGTAGGATTATGGGACGTAATCAAACACTGTCGCCGGAAGGGCAGTCTGGATGCGGACATCAAAGAAGAAGGGGTAAATGATTTAAAGGACTTGCTGGAAAACCACGAATCCATTGAAAAAGTCTGTTTTAACGGGGGAAAGGCCTACGAGCTTTTTAAAAAGCATATCGGTTTTGAAGGTTTTTCCCAGGAGTTTATTAAGCTGCCTTCCACCAGCCCTGCCAATACCCAGGCCTTTGAGAAGAAACTCAGAGAATGGGAAAAAATTAGAAATGGAGAAGATTAA
- a CDS encoding chemotaxis protein CheW encodes MTERQYVIFTLEQEQYGVDIMHVKEISEFKKCNKIPHTPSFIEGIINYRGAVTPIINLRKKFELSEGDIDSQTRIIIINLNNKQVGFLVDEASQVLTIDQEMVDPAPKIVTDIQEEFIEGIAKLEDRMVILLDLENVLSEREKETVLEIQ; translated from the coding sequence ATGACAGAAAGACAATACGTAATCTTTACATTGGAACAGGAACAGTACGGGGTGGATATTATGCATGTAAAAGAAATCAGCGAATTTAAAAAATGCAATAAAATCCCCCACACCCCAAGCTTTATTGAAGGAATCATCAACTACCGGGGGGCGGTTACTCCGATTATCAACCTGAGAAAGAAGTTTGAGCTGTCCGAGGGAGACATTGACAGTCAAACCCGAATTATCATCATCAATTTAAACAATAAGCAAGTGGGCTTTTTAGTGGATGAAGCTTCCCAAGTACTAACCATAGACCAGGAAATGGTGGACCCTGCTCCGAAAATCGTAACGGATATTCAGGAGGAGTTTATTGAGGGAATTGCGAAACTGGAAGACCGAATGGTCATTTTATTGGACCTTGAAAACGTCCTAAGTGAAAGGGAAAAGGAAACCGTATTGGAAATCCAATAA
- a CDS encoding GNAT family N-acetyltransferase has product MEIKRLSQCREYEDQVVRWLWKEFGNEENYKRYEMIIHHSMDPDNLPQTFVAFEEGKAVATVGLWRCDLMSRQDLFPWLASLYVDPAYRRRGIGKKLQGFILDYCRKQDYSKVYLYTDLVNYYEKTGWEQMGYGWTEDMEKVRIYQYKL; this is encoded by the coding sequence ATGGAAATTAAACGGCTGTCTCAATGCCGGGAGTACGAAGACCAAGTGGTCCGTTGGCTTTGGAAGGAATTTGGAAATGAGGAGAACTACAAACGCTACGAAATGATTATTCATCATAGCATGGACCCCGATAATCTGCCCCAAACCTTTGTAGCCTTCGAGGAGGGCAAAGCCGTGGCCACCGTGGGACTGTGGCGGTGTGACTTGATGAGCCGACAGGATTTATTTCCCTGGTTGGCCTCTCTTTACGTGGACCCGGCCTACCGCCGTCGTGGCATCGGGAAAAAGCTCCAGGGGTTTATTTTGGATTATTGCAGAAAACAGGATTATTCCAAGGTTTATCTCTATACGGACCTGGTGAATTACTATGAAAAAACCGGCTGGGAACAGATGGGCTACGGATGGACGGAAGACATGGAAAAAGTTCGGATCTACCAATACAAATTATAA
- a CDS encoding nucleoid-associated protein: MEDVYITQSILHILDSQVGMPVLSEKEHPKSAETELFLGEHLKRLLEDPEIKECEFLEDRENPVKGILQGYQQDTGTFVSMSKALAKSLYEFMMKNPEVPSSDLAVVAFRQKDRPYLGVLKFNYKQTFTHEVDHQEDGNINSIIQYQRTIANINQRIEEGFVLDLEEGNLLLKEKKARINDEKIFYLSEKFLLCKGKPSDKEKLSIINKTNKEVLKKHYDNDFKKTTDLKRAMAENIAESEELEIEEITEKVFRDNPEAQKEYRESIEKQGLMESTVKLAPKTSEKVMKKQKIVTEEGIELHVPGEYLDDRKVKFVNNGDGTIKIEINDIASILNK, from the coding sequence ATGGAAGACGTTTATATTACCCAAAGCATATTACACATTTTAGACAGCCAGGTGGGAATGCCTGTATTATCGGAGAAGGAGCACCCTAAAAGTGCGGAGACGGAGTTATTTTTAGGAGAGCACTTAAAGCGTTTACTAGAGGATCCGGAAATCAAGGAATGTGAGTTTTTAGAGGATCGGGAAAATCCGGTTAAAGGGATTTTACAAGGGTATCAGCAGGATACCGGCACCTTTGTCTCCATGAGCAAGGCACTGGCCAAAAGTTTATATGAGTTTATGATGAAAAACCCGGAGGTGCCTTCTTCGGATCTGGCGGTGGTAGCCTTTCGTCAAAAAGACCGGCCCTATTTAGGGGTGCTGAAGTTTAATTACAAACAAACCTTTACCCATGAGGTGGACCATCAGGAGGATGGGAACATTAATTCCATTATTCAATACCAGCGGACCATTGCCAATATCAATCAGCGGATCGAAGAAGGGTTTGTTTTGGATCTGGAGGAGGGAAACCTACTGCTGAAGGAAAAAAAAGCAAGGATCAATGATGAAAAGATTTTTTATCTGTCGGAAAAATTTCTCCTGTGCAAGGGGAAACCCTCGGATAAGGAAAAGCTCTCCATCATCAACAAGACCAATAAAGAGGTGCTTAAAAAGCACTACGACAACGACTTTAAAAAGACCACGGATTTGAAACGGGCCATGGCGGAAAATATTGCAGAATCCGAAGAGTTGGAGATAGAAGAGATCACTGAGAAGGTTTTTCGGGATAATCCCGAGGCCCAAAAAGAATATCGGGAATCCATTGAAAAGCAGGGTTTAATGGAATCCACGGTGAAGCTGGCCCCTAAAACCTCGGAGAAAGTGATGAAAAAACAAAAAATTGTAACCGAGGAGGGGATTGAACTTCATGTACCCGGAGAATACCTGGATGATCGGAAGGTGAAGTTTGTCAATAACGGAGACGGAACCATCAAAATTGAAATCAATGACATCGCCTCGATTTTAAATAAATAA
- a CDS encoding Na+/H+ antiporter NhaC family protein has protein sequence MREKISIRWAFIIGILFISTVITAMVLQRSLVWGIYLTLLFSLLVLYSAGISPKISLGWILQGVYDAKEVYGLIILIGLNVSMWIASGIVPTLLYFGFDMIHGVNFLPFAFIISGVLAFFLGTGLGTISTIGIVLFTLGVSINIPGGLLLGTLVSGAYIADRMSPISALANFTMKVLKISFRVYFVKMLKVMVPTTLLSLAVYYFIGLNYQGEIQPGDVAYYQGLLGEVFILSPLLLLIPLGVLWLSFKKLSSSYVLLFGILTGFMAGVGLQGMSLYQGLRFLILGFESPVSSEFMGSLEIGGALQMLEVVLVVMGGIAISKIYEGCGWIAPVIERVKKKSKTRGQLLLNTGLLSIVLNALTCDQTVGILVPGTQLPKIYQEQGLSREDLGVMVANSGTALAPLMPWNVNAIIIYTITGVSALSYGKFAVLNWLAFPAALFTAREICRILSNFKPITYKN, from the coding sequence ATGAGGGAGAAAATCAGTATTCGATGGGCTTTTATAATCGGCATTTTATTTATCTCCACGGTAATTACCGCCATGGTTCTGCAGCGGTCTTTGGTGTGGGGAATCTATTTGACCCTTCTTTTTTCTCTGCTGGTTCTCTACAGTGCCGGGATCTCCCCTAAAATAAGCCTGGGGTGGATTTTACAGGGGGTTTATGATGCCAAGGAAGTATACGGGTTAATTATTTTGATCGGATTGAACGTCTCTATGTGGATCGCCTCGGGGATTGTGCCAACCTTGCTGTATTTTGGTTTCGATATGATCCACGGGGTGAATTTTTTGCCCTTTGCCTTTATCATCAGCGGGGTGCTGGCTTTTTTTCTCGGCACAGGCCTGGGAACCATAAGCACCATCGGTATTGTTCTCTTTACCCTGGGGGTCAGCATCAATATACCCGGCGGGTTACTGCTGGGCACCCTGGTCTCCGGAGCCTATATTGCGGATCGGATGTCGCCGATTTCCGCCTTGGCCAATTTCACCATGAAAGTCCTGAAAATTTCTTTTCGGGTCTATTTTGTAAAAATGCTGAAGGTCATGGTGCCCACAACCCTGTTGTCCTTGGCGGTCTATTACTTCATCGGTCTGAACTATCAAGGGGAGATTCAACCGGGGGATGTTGCTTATTATCAAGGTCTTTTAGGAGAGGTGTTTATCCTGTCGCCCCTACTATTGTTGATCCCCTTAGGTGTATTGTGGTTGAGCTTTAAAAAGCTTTCCTCGAGCTATGTGCTTCTTTTCGGAATCCTTACGGGTTTTATGGCAGGGGTGGGTCTTCAGGGGATGAGCCTTTATCAGGGGCTCCGGTTTCTCATTTTAGGATTTGAATCCCCGGTGAGCAGCGAGTTCATGGGCTCTCTGGAAATTGGAGGGGCGCTGCAAATGCTGGAAGTGGTCTTGGTGGTTATGGGAGGAATTGCCATCAGCAAGATTTACGAAGGTTGCGGCTGGATTGCCCCGGTGATTGAAAGGGTAAAAAAGAAAAGCAAAACTCGAGGACAGCTTCTTCTGAACACCGGGCTTCTCTCCATCGTTCTGAATGCCCTGACCTGTGATCAGACCGTTGGCATCTTAGTCCCGGGGACGCAATTGCCGAAAATCTACCAAGAACAGGGGTTGAGTCGGGAAGACTTAGGGGTCATGGTTGCCAACAGCGGCACGGCCCTGGCTCCGTTGATGCCATGGAATGTCAATGCGATTATTATTTATACCATCACCGGAGTCTCCGCTCTATCCTATGGAAAATTTGCTGTTTTAAACTGGTTGGCTTTTCCCGCGGCCCTCTTTACAGCAAGGGAAATTTGTCGAATACTATCGAATTTTAAGCCGATTACCTATAAAAACTAA
- a CDS encoding HD-GYP domain-containing protein — protein sequence MEGNCTIIAKEDYEKHTVTPEGTAEIINKYKDPVMEVNVYILKKDGNFHLSPPKNPQGMKSYFIEEGRLYSMETKAYHDMGSMIILNPKDELFNVTAIKDTYLLVHSLQDDSYEATEKNFKHIHDILVQIQRKDAYTHDHSQRVYKLSRSMAEKLDFRGAALQNLLWAAKYHDIGKVFVPDEILNKPGALTKEEFETMQEHTTMGRDLILQYFNQETYEIICQHHERLDGSGYPQNLRNEEIRKEAKILAICDSFDAMTTDRVYKKGKTKREAIEELKSLKNRKYDEELLKLFIEVLKLEEEEEEV from the coding sequence ATGGAGGGAAATTGCACAATTATCGCAAAAGAAGACTATGAAAAGCATACGGTTACCCCGGAAGGGACGGCGGAAATCATCAACAAATATAAGGACCCTGTAATGGAGGTCAATGTTTATATTCTAAAAAAAGATGGGAATTTTCATCTCAGTCCTCCGAAAAACCCCCAGGGAATGAAATCCTATTTTATCGAAGAAGGTCGCCTCTATAGTATGGAGACTAAGGCTTATCATGATATGGGAAGCATGATTATTTTAAACCCCAAGGATGAGCTGTTTAATGTGACAGCAATCAAAGATACATACCTGTTGGTGCACTCCCTGCAGGATGATTCCTACGAAGCGACAGAAAAGAATTTTAAACATATTCATGATATCCTTGTGCAGATCCAAAGGAAAGATGCCTATACCCATGACCATTCCCAAAGGGTATATAAGCTTAGCCGAAGCATGGCGGAAAAGTTGGATTTTAGAGGCGCGGCCCTGCAAAATCTTCTTTGGGCGGCAAAATACCATGATATCGGGAAAGTGTTTGTTCCTGACGAGATATTGAATAAGCCCGGGGCCTTAACAAAAGAAGAGTTTGAAACCATGCAGGAGCACACCACCATGGGGCGGGATCTGATTTTACAGTACTTCAACCAAGAGACCTATGAAATCATCTGTCAGCACCATGAACGGCTGGACGGCAGCGGCTATCCCCAAAATTTACGAAATGAAGAAATCCGTAAAGAGGCGAAGATTTTAGCGATCTGTGACAGCTTTGATGCTATGACCACGGACCGGGTGTATAAAAAAGGAAAGACCAAAAGGGAAGCCATAGAGGAACTAAAGTCTTTAAAGAACAGGAAATACGATGAAGAGCTGTTGAAGCTTTTTATTGAAGTCCTTAAGCTAGAGGAAGAGGAAGAGGAAGTCTAG